In the Sarcophilus harrisii chromosome 1, mSarHar1.11, whole genome shotgun sequence genome, one interval contains:
- the LOC116420586 gene encoding uncharacterized protein LOC116420586, translated as MTGCACGEGQIARSPNVGASSKAGDLRWPHLGAGEPGLSAHPEGGRRAAAMGPHSGGGRGGPRTSRARLVRGGFRTVARASSGRPGLPHGFPLSHVVPSATGYRRNGLASPRPAAEEGRTGAALPSPLSPSFPAPYLQAPRCLFSTTVKRAPSGSLPERPHVTLSPAPRRLLRRSSRRSSGWREWDGRGSPQELEPPLAVVTLRSRGGPWPERKTAGASGSLT; from the coding sequence ATGACGGGGTGTGCCTGCGGGGAGGGACAAATTGCCAGGTCACCAAACGTCGGAGCAAGCAGCAAAGCCGGGGATCTTCGCTGGCCGCACCTCGGGGCAGGTGAACCCGGGCTGAGCGCGCACCCGGAGGGAGGGAGGCGGGCGGCGGCAATGGGTCCGCACTCGGGAGGCGGCAGAGGGGGGCCACGCACGTCGCGAGCCCGGCTAGTCCGGGGAGGATTCCGGACAGTGGCGCGCGCGAGCTCGGGCCGCCCCGGCCTCCCGCACGGCTTCCCCCTCTCCCACGTGGTGCCAAGCGCGACGGGCTACCGCAGGAACGGCCTAGCTAGCCCGCGGCCAGCGGCTGAGGAGGGGAGAACAGGTGCGGCGCTCCCGAGCCcgctctccccttccttccccgcTCCGTACCTCCAAGCGCCGCGCTGTCTCTTCTCCACCACCGTTAAACGAGCTCCGAGCGGCTCTCTGCCCGAGCGGCCTCACGTGACCCTCAGCCCGGCCCCGCGCCGCCTTCTCCGGCGTTCCAGCCGCCGCAGCTCCGGCTGGCGGGAATGGGACGGCAGAGGGAGCCCCCAGGAGCTTGAGCCGCCACTCGCTGTAGTGACGCTACGTTCGAGGGGCGGGCCGTGGCCTGAGAGGAAAACAGCTGGAGCTAG